Genomic window (Bradyrhizobium sp. 186):
GCGAACGAAATCGGACGCCCTATTCCGTTTCGAGCAGGTGCCCGGCGTATTTCGCGACGTTGTCGGCGGTGGTGCGGATATGGGTCTCGATCAGCTCTGCGGCCTGGTCGGCATTGCGTGATATGGCCGCCTGCATGATCGCCTGGTGCTCGCCGGCCTTGTCGCGCGGGCGCGGCCGGAAATTGGCAGAGAGATGCCGGTAGCGCTCGGCGCGGTCGAACAGTTCGGCGCGTATCGCCAGCAGGGTCGCGGAGCCGCAGGCCGAGACCAGTGCCTGATGGAATTGGCGATGGGCAATCTTCCATTCGCCGTCGCGCAAAGCATGCTCGGGATCGCGCTGCTCGATGCGCTTCAATCTGTGCAGCGTCGAGATGACGGCGATTTCCCAGTCGTCATCGCCTTTCTGAATTGAACGCCGGATCAATTCGACTTCGATGAGAACGCGGGCATCGGTCACTTCCACAAGATCCTGGCTGGAGACCGGCGCGACCCGGAATCCGCGCTGCTCCTGGGCATCGACCAGCCCCTCCGCGGCGAGCGCGGTCAACGCCTCCCG
Coding sequences:
- a CDS encoding FCD domain-containing protein, which translates into the protein MPHSAIRPRKEFGKTIAADITYRLREEIVTCALPPGEPLRFDVLRERFGASFTTLREALTALAAEGLVDAQEQRGFRVAPVSSQDLVEVTDARVLIEVELIRRSIQKGDDDWEIAVISTLHRLKRIEQRDPEHALRDGEWKIAHRQFHQALVSACGSATLLAIRAELFDRAERYRHLSANFRPRPRDKAGEHQAIMQAAISRNADQAAELIETHIRTTADNVAKYAGHLLETE